One Cololabis saira isolate AMF1-May2022 chromosome 12, fColSai1.1, whole genome shotgun sequence DNA window includes the following coding sequences:
- the kcng1 gene encoding potassium voltage-gated channel subfamily G member 1 gives MTLLAGDGSDYDYSALSCASDTSLNAPPQHEEEAQKGVFYRRAQPVPGFSAPLSGARNLHAIINVGGLRYQLPWSTLEDFPLSRLGRLRLCSSFDEIMRICDDYDVTHNEYFFDRSPGAFRTILTFLRAGKLRSLRDMCALSFREELLYWGVPEEKLEWCCRRRLLQRVEELEAMEREEEEEELLEDLLDSESGPREHPESRCSWCMRKLRDMVEKPQSGLPGKIFACLSVLFVTITAINLSISTMPAMREEEEAGTCSKMCQNIFIVETVCVAWFSLEFTLRFIQDRSKLTFLRKPLNLIDVVAILPYYIALMVDNTPEGENRLSSGSSYFDKVGLVLRVLRALRILYVMRLARHSLGLQTLGLTARRCTREFGLLLLFLCVAIALYSPLVYLIENEMATSQEFTSIPATYWWAVITMTTVGYGDMVPRSIPGQVVALSSILSGILLMAFPVTSIFHTFSRSYVELKQEQQRLLQRRTHFLLRSRMAGLGSNISLESNMLFPIASAADTRDMDD, from the exons ATGACCCTTCTGGCGGGCGATGGCTCCGACTACGACTACAGTGCTCTGAGTTGCGCCTCCGACACCTCCCTCAACGCCCCTCCCCAGCACGAGGAGGAGGCCCAGAAGGGGGTCTTCTACCGGAGGGCCCAGCCCGTCCCCGGGTTCAGCGCGCCCCTGTCCGGGGCCCGTAATCTCCACGCCATCATCAACGTGGGGGGCCTGCGGTACCAGCTGCCATGGAGCACCTTAGAGGACTTCCCCCTGTCCCGCCTGGGCCGGCTGCGTCTCTGCAGCAGCTTCGACGAGATCATGCGTATCTGTGACGACTATGACGTCACGCACAACGAGTACTTCTTTGACCGCAGCCCCGGCGCCTTCCGCACCATCCTGACCTTCCTGCGGGCGGGGAAGCTGCGCTCCCTCAGGGACATGTGCGCCCTCTCCTTCAGGGAGGAGCTGCTCTACTGGGGGGTCCCAGAGGAGAAGCTGGAGTGGTGCTGCCGCCGCCGGCTGCTGCAGCGCGTGGAGGAGTTAGAAGCCATggagagggaagaggaagaggaggaactccTGGAAGATCTGCTGGATTCAGAGAGCGGCCCCAGGGAGCACCCAGAGTCCAGATGCAGTTGGTGCATGCGAAAGCTGCGGGACATGGTGGAGAAGCCACAGTCGGGCCTCCCAGGGAAGATCTTTGCTTGTTTGTCAGTGCTGTTTGTTACCATCACTgccatcaacctctccatcaGCACTATGCCGGCCATGAgggaagaagaagaggcg GGCACGTGTTCCAAGATGTGCCAGAACATCTTCATCGTGGAGACGGTGTGCGTGGCCTGGTTCTCCCTGGAGTTCACCCTGCGCTTCATTCAAGACCGGAGCAAGCTCACCTTCCTCCGGAAGCCCTTGAACCTGATCGACGTGGTGGCCATCCTGCCGTACTACATCGCTCTCATGGTGGACAACACCCCCGAGGGGGAGAACCGTCTGAGCTCTGGGAGCAGCTACTTTGACAAAGTGGGCTTGGTGTTGCGTGTTCTCAGGGCCCTGCGCATCCTGTACGTGATGCGGTTGGCTCGTCACTCGCTAGGCCTGCAGACTCTGGGCCTGACGGCACGCCGATGCACGCGGGAGTTTGGACTGCTCCTCCTGTTCCTGTGCGTGGCCATCGCCTTGTATTCCCCCTTGGTGTACTTGATTGAGAACGAAATGGCCACCTCACAGGAGTTCACGAGTATCCCCGCTACCTACTGgtgggccgtcatcaccatgaCAACGGTGGGCTACGGGGACATGGTGCCGAGGAGCATACCGGGTCAGGTGGTGGCTCTGAGCAGCATCCTGAGCGGGATCCTGCTCATGGCCTTCCCCGTCACCTCCATCTTCCACACCTTCTCCCGCTCTTACGTGGAGCTGAAGCAGGAGCAGCAGCGGCTGCTGCAGAGGAGGACGCACTTCCTGCTGCGCAGCCGCATGGCCGGCTTAGGAAGCAACATCTCCCTGGAGAGCAATATGCTTTTCCCCATAGCTTCAGCTGCAGACACGAGAGACATGGATGACTGA